From one Bombus affinis isolate iyBomAffi1 chromosome 9, iyBomAffi1.2, whole genome shotgun sequence genomic stretch:
- the LOC126920290 gene encoding odorant receptor 85b-like: MAKQITPEKVIHITWLSVVITLCWPLPINSDRNKIFCFKILQICSIISACLLFLPMLYFCYVHFDDLIVTSSCVCLTIGVSQNIFQTIVCSVKHVSLQRIVEEMIVCIKEAEQYEREIFYKYIKKCYVFCGCSIVCTYVTAVGFSLRPAILPVPFPFDVEYPFPVNYTSVYIIIYMQHVCVCFQSAAQICISSFGGLLLWFTAARFECLAVNLERSTDTDTLIDCVKKQLHLRRYGEEVLNNFRFMVLYAVGVATFALTLCCIMMIVDVPLFVKIQYIGACVTVLTEIYLYTWPADYLMDMSMGIPQSAYNSTWYDRRLEMQKNLLNMLTYQKPLVLSIRCVVPELSLRYYCSYLSNAFSIFTTLRVMIQN, translated from the exons ATGGCGAAACAAATAACACCAGAGAAAGTTATTCACATTACGTGGCTCAGTGTAGTTATAACTCTTTGTTGGCCGCTTCCTATCAACAGCGACAGAAATAAAATCTTTTGTTTCAAGATATTGCAGATCTGCAGTATTATAAGCGCCTGTTTGCTATTTCTGCCAATGCTATATTTTTGCTACGTACACTTTGATGATTTGATCGTTACTTCCTCGTGCGTTTGCCTTACAATAGGTGTATCACAAAATATATTTCAGACTATTGTATGCAGCGTCAAACACGTGTCTTTACAG CGTATAGTCGAGGAAATGATAGTTTGTATCAAAGAAGCGGAACAATATGAACGAGAAATTTTCTACAAGTACATCAAGAAATGCTATGTTTTCTGCGGTTGTTCCatagtatgtacgtatgtgacTGCGGTTGGTTTTTCATTACGACCTGCAATTTTGCCAGTTCCTTTCCCATTTGATGTGGAATATCCGTTTCCTGTAAATTATACATCAGTATACATTATCATATATATGCAACATGTTTGCGTTTGTTTTCAATCCGCTGCGCAAATATGCATAAGCTCGTTTGGAGGGCTTTTACTTTGGTTCACGGCAGCGAGATTTGAGTGTTTGGCCGTGAATTTGGAGCGGAGCACAGACACTGATACATTGATCGATTGCGTTAAGAAACAATTACATTTAAGAAG ATACGGAGAAGAAGTGCTTAATAATTTTCGTTTTATGGTACTTTACGCTGTTGGAGTAGCCACGTTTGCTTTGACTTTGTGTTGTATTATGATGATTGTA GATGTACCTCTGTTCGTGAAGATACAGTATATAGGTGCATGTGTTACTGTACTTACGGAAATTTACTTATACACATGGCCAGCTGATTACTTGATGGATATG AGCATGGGCATCCCGCAAAGTGCATATAATTCGACCTGGTATGACCGGAGGTTGGAAATGCAGAAAAATCTACTGAACATGTTAACATATCAAAAACCATTAGTACTTTCCATAAGATGTGTAGTGCCAGAACTCTCATTGCGTTATTATTGTTCG TACCTGTCCAATGCCTTCTCCATCTTCACTACTTTGCGCGTCATGATacagaattaa